The segment ATCATTGGTACCCGATCCTCTAGCTCCTCCAAAGGGTTGTTGACCGACTACCGCTCCGGTAGGCTTGTCATTGATATAGAAATTACCTGCCGCATTCTCCAATATACTGGTCGCCTCAGCGATGGCATAGCGGTCATTGGAGAAGATAGCACCGGTCAGTGCATACTCGCCTGTCTTGTCTACCAGATCTAGGGTCTTCTTCCAGTCTTTCTCATCATAGACATAGACCGTCACTACCGGTCCGAATATCTCTTCGCACATGGTCTTGAATCGAGGATCCTCGGTACGGATGACAGTAGGTTTGATAAAGTAGCCTTTGGAGTCATCATAGGTCCCCCCTACAAGTATCTCTGCCTTTTTGGATTTCTTGGCATAGTCGATAAAGGAGCTGATCTTTTTGAAGGCCTTCTTATCGATGACGGCATTGATGAAATTGCCGAAATCCTCAGGTGAACCCATCTTGAAGGACTTCACATCCTTGACCACCCGTTTGAGGATCGCATCGGCTGTGTTGGAAGGCAGATACACCCTTGAGGCCGCACTGCACTTCTGCCCTTGGAATTCGAAGGCGCCTCTGGAGATGGCTGTGGCCACTTCGTCCACATCAGCACTCGGATGCGCTACGATGAAGTCCTTCCCTCCGGTCTCACCTACGATACGAGGATATGAGCGATAGGTAGCGATATTATCCCCAATGGTCTTCCAAAGGTGTCTGAACACTCCAGTAGAACCTGTGAAATGGAGTCCCGCAAAATCGGCATGAGAGAAGACCACATCACCGATCATAGGCCCATCTCCATAGATCAGATTGACCACTCCATCCGGAAGACCAGCTGCTTGGAAGAGCTCCATGATCACCTGTGCCGAATAGATCTGAGAGTCGGCCGGTTTCCAGACCACCACATTGCCCATCATGGCCGGAGCTGCACTCAGATTGGCTGCGATAGAAGTGAAATTGAATGGTGAAAGCGCAAAGACAAATCCTTCCAAGGGTCGGTAATCCATGCGATTCCAAACTCCGGGTGCTGACTCAGGCTGT is part of the Flavobacteriales bacterium genome and harbors:
- the pruA gene encoding L-glutamate gamma-semialdehyde dehydrogenase — protein: MSNEYFTPPVAVNEPVLSYAPGSPERKELLKTYRAMKKKPIEAPLYIGAEEVKTGKTAKMTAPHDHKLVLGKYHKAEKKHVTAAIRAALKARSAWANMPWQERAAIFLKAADLLAGPFRARMNAASMLAQSKNAYQAEIDAACEMADFFRFNVQYMTDIYSEQPESAPGVWNRMDYRPLEGFVFALSPFNFTSIAANLSAAPAMMGNVVVWKPADSQIYSAQVIMELFQAAGLPDGVVNLIYGDGPMIGDVVFSHADFAGLHFTGSTGVFRHLWKTIGDNIATYRSYPRIVGETGGKDFIVAHPSADVDEVATAISRGAFEFQGQKCSAASRVYLPSNTADAILKRVVKDVKSFKMGSPEDFGNFINAVIDKKAFKKISSFIDYAKKSKKAEILVGGTYDDSKGYFIKPTVIRTEDPRFKTMCEEIFGPVVTVYVYDEKDWKKTLDLVDKTGEYALTGAIFSNDRYAIAEATSILENAAGNFYINDKPTGAVVGQQPFGGARGSGTNDKAGSYLNLLRWVNARTIKETFVPSTDYRYPFLEK